A single Elaeis guineensis isolate ETL-2024a chromosome 15, EG11, whole genome shotgun sequence DNA region contains:
- the LOC105058082 gene encoding respiratory burst oxidase homolog protein F isoform X3: METGRTRLLPIPPIEMEFIDQNEDGQLGWKEVEKQFDQSDYSPCIDIHGVVERSSPKTAENDLHTSPELHQASDSGFRPPKIRIALEASGRNFHGRITEEEIKQAILYAASLNRLSLSQDEACECARLIKEELDADQGAVELQSTGDNLSKTSPMPGTPASYLSHPKQSLITVLFRAHWRQVWVVLLWLAACLALFVWKFLQYRHRSAFEVMGYCLCTAKGAAETLKLNMALVLLPISRNTMTWLRKRRWINSTIPFNDTINFHKLIAGGIVIGVILHAGTHLACDFPRIVNAKRSVFQRTIAKGFHYRQPSYLEILGTTEGATGIAMVVLMIIAFLLATRPSRRQHASLPWPIRRFAGFNAFWYSHHLLVLVYVLLIIHSMFLFLTKDVTEKTTWMYLVIPVLIYAGERVFRIIRSGIYDVQILKATIYSGEVLSLKLQKPTGFQYCSGMYIFVQCPQISTFEWHPFSLTSAPDDDHLSLHIRSLGDWSYQIYSLFQEALASGKANFPKICIDGPYGAASQDHCKYDNILLIGLGIGATPFISILKDIANGQQGPQLDTVKDIMAHDVKGPTKAYFYWVTREQGSFEWFRDIMKEVSILNRKKGVIEMHNYLTSIFHEGDKRSALISAIQALHFMKSGVDIISKTPVWTQFARPNWFKVFSGLATRHGGERIGVFYCGPENLGRDLERLCHKMTAQTSTRFVFHKEHY; the protein is encoded by the exons ATGGAGACTGGCCGAACTAGGCTGTTGCCTATCCCTCCAATTGAGATGGAATTCATCGATCAAAATGAGGATGGACAGCTGGGATGGAAGGAGGTAGAAAAGCAGTTTGACCAGTCAGATTATTCGCCATGCATCG ACATACATGGAGTTGTAGAAAGGTCTTCACCGAAAACTGCTGAAAATGACCTGCACACAAGTCCTGAGCTCCACCAAGCCTCTGATTCTGGTTTCAGGCCTCCTAAGATCAGAATCGCCTTGGAAGC GAGTGGGAGAAATTTCCACGGCAGGATCACAGAGGAGGAGATTAAGCAG GCTATATTGTATGCCGCATCCTTGAATAGGCTCTCTTTATCCCAAGACGAAGCCTGCGAGTGCGCGCGCCTGATAAAAGAAGAGCTTGACGCAGACCAAGGAGCCGTTGAG CTACAGAGCACAGGAGACAATTTATCCAAAACATCCCCGATGCCGGGGACGCCGGCAAGCTATCTGAGCCATCCGAAGCAATCACTAATCACCGTCCTTTTCCGGGCCCATTGGAGACAAGTATGGGTGGTCTTGCTCTGGCTAGCTGCTTGCCTTGCTCTCTTTGTGTGGAAATTCCTCCAGTACCGCCATCGCTCAGCCTTCGAGGTTATGGGATACTGCTTGTGTACTGCGAAGGGTGCTGCTGAGACATTGAAGCTTAATATGGCACTCGTCCTCCTCCCAATATCTCGTAACACCATGACATGGCTCCGTAAGCGCCGCTGGATCAATTCGACCATCCCCTTCAATGATACTATCAATTTCCACAAG CTGATCGCAGGTGGGATTGTGATTGGAGTGATCCTCCATGCTGGCACGCACCTTGCATGCGACTTCCCAAGGATTGTCAATGCTAAAAGATCGGTATTCCAGCGAACAATCGCAAAAGGCTTCCATTACCGGCAGCCATCATACTTGGAGATACTGGGGACTACTGAGGGTGCTACAGGGATAGCAATGGTGGTCCTGATGATTATAGCATTCCTTCTTGCCACAAGGCCATCGAGAAGGCAGCATGCATCGTTGCCATGGCCAATTAGACGGTTTGCAGGCTTCAATGCCTTCTGGTACTCACATCACCTGCTTGTCCTGGTCTATGTGCTGCTCATCATTCATTCCATGTTCCTCTTCCTCACCAAGGATGTAACTGAGAAAACG ACTTGGATGTACCTCGTGATACCGGTCCTGATATATGCTGGGGAGAGGGTATTCCGGATAATCCGCTCAGGAATTTATGATGTCCAAATTCTCAAG GCCACAATTTATTCTGGTGAAGTTCTGTCGCTGAAACTGCAAAAGCCTACAGGTTTCCAATATTGCAGCGGGATGTACATATTTGTTCAATGCCCTCAGATTTCTACATTTGAATG GCATCCATTCTCACTTACATCTGCGCCGGATGATGACCATTTAAGCTTGCATATTAGATCACTTGGAGATTGGAGTTATCAAATTTACAGCCTTTTTCAAGAG GCATTAGCCTCTGGCAAGGCCAATTTCCCAAAAATATGCATTGATGGCCCTTATGGTGCAGCCTCTCAGGATCACTGCAAGTATGACAACATCCTGCTCATCGGACTGGGCATTGGGGCAACACCATTCATCAGCATCCTCAAGGACATTGCTAATGGTCAACAAGGGCCACAACTAGATACT GTAAAAGATATCATGGCTCATGATGTTAAGGGCCCTACAAAAGCTTATTTCTATTGGGTAACACGAGAGCAGGGCTCATTTGAGTGGTTTAGGGACATCATGAAGGAGGTTTCAATTTTAAACAGGAAGAAA GGAGTAATAGAAATGCACAACTATTTGACCAGCATTTTTCATGAAGGGGACAAGAGATCGGCACTGATAAGTGCAATCCAAGCCCTTCATTTCATGAAGAGTGGCGTAGATATTATCTCAAAGACTCCA GTTTGGACGCAATTTGCTAGGCCAAACTGGTTCAAAGTCTTCTCTGGTTTGGCTACCAGACATGGAGGGGAGAGGATTG GGGTTTTCTATTGTGGACCAGAAAATTTGGGAAGAGATTTGGAGAGATTGTGTCACAAGATGACTGCCCAAACCTCGACTAGATTTGTATTCCACAAGGAACACTACTAA
- the LOC105058084 gene encoding probable small nuclear ribonucleoprotein G — protein sequence MSRSGQPPDLKKYMDKKLQIKLNANRVVVGTLRGFDQFMNLVVDNTVEVIGNEKNDIGMVVIRGNSVVMIEALEPVGRT from the exons ATGAGTAGATCCGGCCAGCCTCCGGATCTTAAGAA GTACATGGACAAGAAGCTTCAGA TCAAGCTGAACGCTAACCGGGTTGTAGTTGGTACTCTTCGTGGATTTGACCAATTTATGAATCTGGTGGTTGACAATACTGTAGAGGTTATCGGCAATGAGAAGAATGATATTGGAATGGTG GTCATCAGGGGGAACAGTGTAGTCATGATTGAAGCTCTCGAGCCAGTTGGCAGAACTTGA
- the LOC105058082 gene encoding respiratory burst oxidase homolog protein F isoform X2 — MEVSVHSLNASPQFRRTLETCPSSTLSSPRFYQENIPAIEIHVHSDSDPNYACFSSAHNFCSPIQSSPLMDIRFLFRNSPQNPQNTPHHQLSSFASPAQSSPLMDIRFLFKNSPQNPQNTPHHQLSSFASPTQSSPLMDIRFLFKNSPQNPQNTPHHQLSSFASPQMDVTTAVPSDPTMETGRTRLLPIPPIEMEFIDQNEDGQLGWKEVEKQFDQSDYSPCIDIHGVVERSSPKTAENDLHTSPELHQASDSGFRPPKIRIALEASGRNFHGRITEEEIKQAILYAASLNRLSLSQDEACECARLIKEELDADQGAVESTGDNLSKTSPMPGTPASYLSHPKQSLITVLFRAHWRQVWVVLLWLAACLALFVWKFLQYRHRSAFEVMGYCLCTAKGAAETLKLNMALVLLPISRNTMTWLRKRRWINSTIPFNDTINFHKLIAGGIVIGVILHAGTHLACDFPRIVNAKRSVFQRTIAKGFHYRQPSYLEILGTTEGATGIAMVVLMIIAFLLATRPSRRQHASLPWPIRRFAGFNAFWYSHHLLVLVYVLLIIHSMFLFLTKDVTEKTTWMYLVIPVLIYAGERVFRIIRSGIYDVQILKATIYSGEVLSLKLQKPTGFQYCSGMYIFVQCPQISTFEWHPFSLTSAPDDDHLSLHIRSLGDWSYQIYSLFQEALASGKANFPKICIDGPYGAASQDHCKYDNILLIGLGIGATPFISILKDIANGQQGPQLDTVKDIMAHDVKGPTKAYFYWVTREQGSFEWFRDIMKEVSILNRKKGVIEMHNYLTSIFHEGDKRSALISAIQALHFMKSGVDIISKTPVWTQFARPNWFKVFSGLATRHGGERIGVFYCGPENLGRDLERLCHKMTAQTSTRFVFHKEHY, encoded by the exons ATGGAAGTTTCAGTCCACTCCCTGAATGCTTCTCCACAGTTCCGAAGGACCCTTGAAACCTGTCCTTCTTCTACCTTGAGTTCACCAAGGTTTTATCAGGAGAACATCCCAGCTATAGAAATCCATGTCCACTCCGACAGTGACCCAAATTATGCTTGCTTCTCTTCTGCACATAACTTTTGCTCTCCAATCCAAAGCTCACCATTAATGGACATCAGATTCCTCTTTAGGAACAGCCCACAGAATCCTCAAAACACTCCTCATCACCAGCTATCTTCTTTTGCATCTCCAGCCCAAAGTTCACCACTAATGGACATCAGGTTCCTCTTTAAGAACAGCCCGCAGAATCCTCAAAACACTCCTCATCACCAGCTCTCTTCTTTTGCATCTCCAACCCAAAGTTCACCACTAATGGACATCAGGTTTCTCTTTAAGAACAGCCCACAGAATCCTCAAAACACTCCTCATCACCAGCTATCTTCTTTTGCATCTCCTCAAATGGATGTTACTACTGCAGTTCCAAGTGATCCTACAATGGAGACTGGCCGAACTAGGCTGTTGCCTATCCCTCCAATTGAGATGGAATTCATCGATCAAAATGAGGATGGACAGCTGGGATGGAAGGAGGTAGAAAAGCAGTTTGACCAGTCAGATTATTCGCCATGCATCG ACATACATGGAGTTGTAGAAAGGTCTTCACCGAAAACTGCTGAAAATGACCTGCACACAAGTCCTGAGCTCCACCAAGCCTCTGATTCTGGTTTCAGGCCTCCTAAGATCAGAATCGCCTTGGAAGC GAGTGGGAGAAATTTCCACGGCAGGATCACAGAGGAGGAGATTAAGCAG GCTATATTGTATGCCGCATCCTTGAATAGGCTCTCTTTATCCCAAGACGAAGCCTGCGAGTGCGCGCGCCTGATAAAAGAAGAGCTTGACGCAGACCAAGGAGCCGTTGAG AGCACAGGAGACAATTTATCCAAAACATCCCCGATGCCGGGGACGCCGGCAAGCTATCTGAGCCATCCGAAGCAATCACTAATCACCGTCCTTTTCCGGGCCCATTGGAGACAAGTATGGGTGGTCTTGCTCTGGCTAGCTGCTTGCCTTGCTCTCTTTGTGTGGAAATTCCTCCAGTACCGCCATCGCTCAGCCTTCGAGGTTATGGGATACTGCTTGTGTACTGCGAAGGGTGCTGCTGAGACATTGAAGCTTAATATGGCACTCGTCCTCCTCCCAATATCTCGTAACACCATGACATGGCTCCGTAAGCGCCGCTGGATCAATTCGACCATCCCCTTCAATGATACTATCAATTTCCACAAG CTGATCGCAGGTGGGATTGTGATTGGAGTGATCCTCCATGCTGGCACGCACCTTGCATGCGACTTCCCAAGGATTGTCAATGCTAAAAGATCGGTATTCCAGCGAACAATCGCAAAAGGCTTCCATTACCGGCAGCCATCATACTTGGAGATACTGGGGACTACTGAGGGTGCTACAGGGATAGCAATGGTGGTCCTGATGATTATAGCATTCCTTCTTGCCACAAGGCCATCGAGAAGGCAGCATGCATCGTTGCCATGGCCAATTAGACGGTTTGCAGGCTTCAATGCCTTCTGGTACTCACATCACCTGCTTGTCCTGGTCTATGTGCTGCTCATCATTCATTCCATGTTCCTCTTCCTCACCAAGGATGTAACTGAGAAAACG ACTTGGATGTACCTCGTGATACCGGTCCTGATATATGCTGGGGAGAGGGTATTCCGGATAATCCGCTCAGGAATTTATGATGTCCAAATTCTCAAG GCCACAATTTATTCTGGTGAAGTTCTGTCGCTGAAACTGCAAAAGCCTACAGGTTTCCAATATTGCAGCGGGATGTACATATTTGTTCAATGCCCTCAGATTTCTACATTTGAATG GCATCCATTCTCACTTACATCTGCGCCGGATGATGACCATTTAAGCTTGCATATTAGATCACTTGGAGATTGGAGTTATCAAATTTACAGCCTTTTTCAAGAG GCATTAGCCTCTGGCAAGGCCAATTTCCCAAAAATATGCATTGATGGCCCTTATGGTGCAGCCTCTCAGGATCACTGCAAGTATGACAACATCCTGCTCATCGGACTGGGCATTGGGGCAACACCATTCATCAGCATCCTCAAGGACATTGCTAATGGTCAACAAGGGCCACAACTAGATACT GTAAAAGATATCATGGCTCATGATGTTAAGGGCCCTACAAAAGCTTATTTCTATTGGGTAACACGAGAGCAGGGCTCATTTGAGTGGTTTAGGGACATCATGAAGGAGGTTTCAATTTTAAACAGGAAGAAA GGAGTAATAGAAATGCACAACTATTTGACCAGCATTTTTCATGAAGGGGACAAGAGATCGGCACTGATAAGTGCAATCCAAGCCCTTCATTTCATGAAGAGTGGCGTAGATATTATCTCAAAGACTCCA GTTTGGACGCAATTTGCTAGGCCAAACTGGTTCAAAGTCTTCTCTGGTTTGGCTACCAGACATGGAGGGGAGAGGATTG GGGTTTTCTATTGTGGACCAGAAAATTTGGGAAGAGATTTGGAGAGATTGTGTCACAAGATGACTGCCCAAACCTCGACTAGATTTGTATTCCACAAGGAACACTACTAA
- the LOC105058082 gene encoding respiratory burst oxidase homolog protein F isoform X1, with the protein MEVSVHSLNASPQFRRTLETCPSSTLSSPRFYQENIPAIEIHVHSDSDPNYACFSSAHNFCSPIQSSPLMDIRFLFRNSPQNPQNTPHHQLSSFASPAQSSPLMDIRFLFKNSPQNPQNTPHHQLSSFASPTQSSPLMDIRFLFKNSPQNPQNTPHHQLSSFASPQMDVTTAVPSDPTMETGRTRLLPIPPIEMEFIDQNEDGQLGWKEVEKQFDQSDYSPCIDIHGVVERSSPKTAENDLHTSPELHQASDSGFRPPKIRIALEASGRNFHGRITEEEIKQAILYAASLNRLSLSQDEACECARLIKEELDADQGAVELQSTGDNLSKTSPMPGTPASYLSHPKQSLITVLFRAHWRQVWVVLLWLAACLALFVWKFLQYRHRSAFEVMGYCLCTAKGAAETLKLNMALVLLPISRNTMTWLRKRRWINSTIPFNDTINFHKLIAGGIVIGVILHAGTHLACDFPRIVNAKRSVFQRTIAKGFHYRQPSYLEILGTTEGATGIAMVVLMIIAFLLATRPSRRQHASLPWPIRRFAGFNAFWYSHHLLVLVYVLLIIHSMFLFLTKDVTEKTTWMYLVIPVLIYAGERVFRIIRSGIYDVQILKATIYSGEVLSLKLQKPTGFQYCSGMYIFVQCPQISTFEWHPFSLTSAPDDDHLSLHIRSLGDWSYQIYSLFQEALASGKANFPKICIDGPYGAASQDHCKYDNILLIGLGIGATPFISILKDIANGQQGPQLDTVKDIMAHDVKGPTKAYFYWVTREQGSFEWFRDIMKEVSILNRKKGVIEMHNYLTSIFHEGDKRSALISAIQALHFMKSGVDIISKTPVWTQFARPNWFKVFSGLATRHGGERIGVFYCGPENLGRDLERLCHKMTAQTSTRFVFHKEHY; encoded by the exons ATGGAAGTTTCAGTCCACTCCCTGAATGCTTCTCCACAGTTCCGAAGGACCCTTGAAACCTGTCCTTCTTCTACCTTGAGTTCACCAAGGTTTTATCAGGAGAACATCCCAGCTATAGAAATCCATGTCCACTCCGACAGTGACCCAAATTATGCTTGCTTCTCTTCTGCACATAACTTTTGCTCTCCAATCCAAAGCTCACCATTAATGGACATCAGATTCCTCTTTAGGAACAGCCCACAGAATCCTCAAAACACTCCTCATCACCAGCTATCTTCTTTTGCATCTCCAGCCCAAAGTTCACCACTAATGGACATCAGGTTCCTCTTTAAGAACAGCCCGCAGAATCCTCAAAACACTCCTCATCACCAGCTCTCTTCTTTTGCATCTCCAACCCAAAGTTCACCACTAATGGACATCAGGTTTCTCTTTAAGAACAGCCCACAGAATCCTCAAAACACTCCTCATCACCAGCTATCTTCTTTTGCATCTCCTCAAATGGATGTTACTACTGCAGTTCCAAGTGATCCTACAATGGAGACTGGCCGAACTAGGCTGTTGCCTATCCCTCCAATTGAGATGGAATTCATCGATCAAAATGAGGATGGACAGCTGGGATGGAAGGAGGTAGAAAAGCAGTTTGACCAGTCAGATTATTCGCCATGCATCG ACATACATGGAGTTGTAGAAAGGTCTTCACCGAAAACTGCTGAAAATGACCTGCACACAAGTCCTGAGCTCCACCAAGCCTCTGATTCTGGTTTCAGGCCTCCTAAGATCAGAATCGCCTTGGAAGC GAGTGGGAGAAATTTCCACGGCAGGATCACAGAGGAGGAGATTAAGCAG GCTATATTGTATGCCGCATCCTTGAATAGGCTCTCTTTATCCCAAGACGAAGCCTGCGAGTGCGCGCGCCTGATAAAAGAAGAGCTTGACGCAGACCAAGGAGCCGTTGAG CTACAGAGCACAGGAGACAATTTATCCAAAACATCCCCGATGCCGGGGACGCCGGCAAGCTATCTGAGCCATCCGAAGCAATCACTAATCACCGTCCTTTTCCGGGCCCATTGGAGACAAGTATGGGTGGTCTTGCTCTGGCTAGCTGCTTGCCTTGCTCTCTTTGTGTGGAAATTCCTCCAGTACCGCCATCGCTCAGCCTTCGAGGTTATGGGATACTGCTTGTGTACTGCGAAGGGTGCTGCTGAGACATTGAAGCTTAATATGGCACTCGTCCTCCTCCCAATATCTCGTAACACCATGACATGGCTCCGTAAGCGCCGCTGGATCAATTCGACCATCCCCTTCAATGATACTATCAATTTCCACAAG CTGATCGCAGGTGGGATTGTGATTGGAGTGATCCTCCATGCTGGCACGCACCTTGCATGCGACTTCCCAAGGATTGTCAATGCTAAAAGATCGGTATTCCAGCGAACAATCGCAAAAGGCTTCCATTACCGGCAGCCATCATACTTGGAGATACTGGGGACTACTGAGGGTGCTACAGGGATAGCAATGGTGGTCCTGATGATTATAGCATTCCTTCTTGCCACAAGGCCATCGAGAAGGCAGCATGCATCGTTGCCATGGCCAATTAGACGGTTTGCAGGCTTCAATGCCTTCTGGTACTCACATCACCTGCTTGTCCTGGTCTATGTGCTGCTCATCATTCATTCCATGTTCCTCTTCCTCACCAAGGATGTAACTGAGAAAACG ACTTGGATGTACCTCGTGATACCGGTCCTGATATATGCTGGGGAGAGGGTATTCCGGATAATCCGCTCAGGAATTTATGATGTCCAAATTCTCAAG GCCACAATTTATTCTGGTGAAGTTCTGTCGCTGAAACTGCAAAAGCCTACAGGTTTCCAATATTGCAGCGGGATGTACATATTTGTTCAATGCCCTCAGATTTCTACATTTGAATG GCATCCATTCTCACTTACATCTGCGCCGGATGATGACCATTTAAGCTTGCATATTAGATCACTTGGAGATTGGAGTTATCAAATTTACAGCCTTTTTCAAGAG GCATTAGCCTCTGGCAAGGCCAATTTCCCAAAAATATGCATTGATGGCCCTTATGGTGCAGCCTCTCAGGATCACTGCAAGTATGACAACATCCTGCTCATCGGACTGGGCATTGGGGCAACACCATTCATCAGCATCCTCAAGGACATTGCTAATGGTCAACAAGGGCCACAACTAGATACT GTAAAAGATATCATGGCTCATGATGTTAAGGGCCCTACAAAAGCTTATTTCTATTGGGTAACACGAGAGCAGGGCTCATTTGAGTGGTTTAGGGACATCATGAAGGAGGTTTCAATTTTAAACAGGAAGAAA GGAGTAATAGAAATGCACAACTATTTGACCAGCATTTTTCATGAAGGGGACAAGAGATCGGCACTGATAAGTGCAATCCAAGCCCTTCATTTCATGAAGAGTGGCGTAGATATTATCTCAAAGACTCCA GTTTGGACGCAATTTGCTAGGCCAAACTGGTTCAAAGTCTTCTCTGGTTTGGCTACCAGACATGGAGGGGAGAGGATTG GGGTTTTCTATTGTGGACCAGAAAATTTGGGAAGAGATTTGGAGAGATTGTGTCACAAGATGACTGCCCAAACCTCGACTAGATTTGTATTCCACAAGGAACACTACTAA
- the LOC105058082 gene encoding respiratory burst oxidase homolog protein F isoform X4, with amino-acid sequence MHRYVSYIHGVVERSSPKTAENDLHTSPELHQASDSGFRPPKIRIALEASGRNFHGRITEEEIKQAILYAASLNRLSLSQDEACECARLIKEELDADQGAVELQSTGDNLSKTSPMPGTPASYLSHPKQSLITVLFRAHWRQVWVVLLWLAACLALFVWKFLQYRHRSAFEVMGYCLCTAKGAAETLKLNMALVLLPISRNTMTWLRKRRWINSTIPFNDTINFHKLIAGGIVIGVILHAGTHLACDFPRIVNAKRSVFQRTIAKGFHYRQPSYLEILGTTEGATGIAMVVLMIIAFLLATRPSRRQHASLPWPIRRFAGFNAFWYSHHLLVLVYVLLIIHSMFLFLTKDVTEKTTWMYLVIPVLIYAGERVFRIIRSGIYDVQILKATIYSGEVLSLKLQKPTGFQYCSGMYIFVQCPQISTFEWHPFSLTSAPDDDHLSLHIRSLGDWSYQIYSLFQEALASGKANFPKICIDGPYGAASQDHCKYDNILLIGLGIGATPFISILKDIANGQQGPQLDTVKDIMAHDVKGPTKAYFYWVTREQGSFEWFRDIMKEVSILNRKKGVIEMHNYLTSIFHEGDKRSALISAIQALHFMKSGVDIISKTPVWTQFARPNWFKVFSGLATRHGGERIGVFYCGPENLGRDLERLCHKMTAQTSTRFVFHKEHY; translated from the exons ATGCATCGGTATGTCTCAT ACATACATGGAGTTGTAGAAAGGTCTTCACCGAAAACTGCTGAAAATGACCTGCACACAAGTCCTGAGCTCCACCAAGCCTCTGATTCTGGTTTCAGGCCTCCTAAGATCAGAATCGCCTTGGAAGC GAGTGGGAGAAATTTCCACGGCAGGATCACAGAGGAGGAGATTAAGCAG GCTATATTGTATGCCGCATCCTTGAATAGGCTCTCTTTATCCCAAGACGAAGCCTGCGAGTGCGCGCGCCTGATAAAAGAAGAGCTTGACGCAGACCAAGGAGCCGTTGAG CTACAGAGCACAGGAGACAATTTATCCAAAACATCCCCGATGCCGGGGACGCCGGCAAGCTATCTGAGCCATCCGAAGCAATCACTAATCACCGTCCTTTTCCGGGCCCATTGGAGACAAGTATGGGTGGTCTTGCTCTGGCTAGCTGCTTGCCTTGCTCTCTTTGTGTGGAAATTCCTCCAGTACCGCCATCGCTCAGCCTTCGAGGTTATGGGATACTGCTTGTGTACTGCGAAGGGTGCTGCTGAGACATTGAAGCTTAATATGGCACTCGTCCTCCTCCCAATATCTCGTAACACCATGACATGGCTCCGTAAGCGCCGCTGGATCAATTCGACCATCCCCTTCAATGATACTATCAATTTCCACAAG CTGATCGCAGGTGGGATTGTGATTGGAGTGATCCTCCATGCTGGCACGCACCTTGCATGCGACTTCCCAAGGATTGTCAATGCTAAAAGATCGGTATTCCAGCGAACAATCGCAAAAGGCTTCCATTACCGGCAGCCATCATACTTGGAGATACTGGGGACTACTGAGGGTGCTACAGGGATAGCAATGGTGGTCCTGATGATTATAGCATTCCTTCTTGCCACAAGGCCATCGAGAAGGCAGCATGCATCGTTGCCATGGCCAATTAGACGGTTTGCAGGCTTCAATGCCTTCTGGTACTCACATCACCTGCTTGTCCTGGTCTATGTGCTGCTCATCATTCATTCCATGTTCCTCTTCCTCACCAAGGATGTAACTGAGAAAACG ACTTGGATGTACCTCGTGATACCGGTCCTGATATATGCTGGGGAGAGGGTATTCCGGATAATCCGCTCAGGAATTTATGATGTCCAAATTCTCAAG GCCACAATTTATTCTGGTGAAGTTCTGTCGCTGAAACTGCAAAAGCCTACAGGTTTCCAATATTGCAGCGGGATGTACATATTTGTTCAATGCCCTCAGATTTCTACATTTGAATG GCATCCATTCTCACTTACATCTGCGCCGGATGATGACCATTTAAGCTTGCATATTAGATCACTTGGAGATTGGAGTTATCAAATTTACAGCCTTTTTCAAGAG GCATTAGCCTCTGGCAAGGCCAATTTCCCAAAAATATGCATTGATGGCCCTTATGGTGCAGCCTCTCAGGATCACTGCAAGTATGACAACATCCTGCTCATCGGACTGGGCATTGGGGCAACACCATTCATCAGCATCCTCAAGGACATTGCTAATGGTCAACAAGGGCCACAACTAGATACT GTAAAAGATATCATGGCTCATGATGTTAAGGGCCCTACAAAAGCTTATTTCTATTGGGTAACACGAGAGCAGGGCTCATTTGAGTGGTTTAGGGACATCATGAAGGAGGTTTCAATTTTAAACAGGAAGAAA GGAGTAATAGAAATGCACAACTATTTGACCAGCATTTTTCATGAAGGGGACAAGAGATCGGCACTGATAAGTGCAATCCAAGCCCTTCATTTCATGAAGAGTGGCGTAGATATTATCTCAAAGACTCCA GTTTGGACGCAATTTGCTAGGCCAAACTGGTTCAAAGTCTTCTCTGGTTTGGCTACCAGACATGGAGGGGAGAGGATTG GGGTTTTCTATTGTGGACCAGAAAATTTGGGAAGAGATTTGGAGAGATTGTGTCACAAGATGACTGCCCAAACCTCGACTAGATTTGTATTCCACAAGGAACACTACTAA